From Canis lupus familiaris isolate Mischka breed German Shepherd chromosome 16, alternate assembly UU_Cfam_GSD_1.0, whole genome shotgun sequence, one genomic window encodes:
- the ERI1 gene encoding 3'-5' exoribonuclease 1 isoform X5, producing MEQERSTQPGGEAVAPARLESPRPECGEEPQHPNPEKKQRCRFDGQETKGSKFITSSASDFSDPVYKEIAITNGCINRMSKEELRAKLSEFKLETRGVKDVLKKRLKNYYKKQKLMLKEGNCVDSYYDYICIIDFEATCEEGNPPEFIHEIIEFPVVLLNTHTLEIEDTFQQYVRPELNTQLSDFCINLTGITQDQVDRADTFPQVLKKVIDWMKLKELGTKYKYCILTDGSWDMSKFLNIQCRLSRLKYPPFAKKWINIRKSYGNFYKVPRSQTKLTIMLEKLGMDYDGRPHSGLDDSKNIARIAVRMLQDGCELRINEKMHAGQLMSVSSSLPIEGTPAPQMPHSRK from the exons ATGGAGCAGGAGCGGAGCACACAGCCTGGCGGCGAGGCCGTGGCTCCCGCGCGGCTGGAGTCGCCCCGGCCGGAGTGTGGGGAGGAGCCGCAGCACCCGAATCCCGAG aaaaagcaaCGATGTAGATTTGATGGTCAAGAAACAAAAGGATCCAAGTTCATTACCTCCAGTGCAAGTGATTTCAGTGACCCAGTTTACAAAGAGATTGCTATTACGAATGGATGCATTAATAGAATGAGTAAAGAAGAACTCAGAGCTAAACTTTCAGAATTCAAGCTTGAAACCAG AGGAGTAAAGGATGTGCtaaagaaaagactgaaaaactaTTACAAGAAGCAGAAGCTCATGTTGAAAGAAGGCAATTGTGTTGACAGTTACTACGACTACATTTGTATCATTGATTTCGAAGCCACTTGTGAAGAGGGTAACCCACCTGAGTTTATACATGAAATAATTGAATTTCCTGTGGTTTTACTGAATACCCATACCTTAGAAATA GAAGATACATTCCAGCAGTATGTGAGACCAGAGCTTAACACACAACTTTCTGATTTCTGCATCAACCTAACTGGAATTACTCAG GATCAGGTAGACAGAGCTGATACCTTCCCTCAGGTACTAAAAAAAGTAATTGACTGGATGAAATTGAAGGAATTAGGAACAAAGTATAAATATTGCATATTGACAGATGG TTCGTGGGATATGAGTAAGTTCCTGAATATTCAGTGCCGGCTAAGCAGGCTCAAATATCCTCCTTTTGCTAAAAAGTGGATCAATATTCGAAAGTCATATGGAAACTTTTACAAG GTTCCTAGAAGCCAAACCAAATTGACAATAATGCTTGAAAAGCTAGGAATGGATTATGATGGGCGGCCTCACAGTGGTCTTGACGACTCTAAGAACATTGCCCGAATAGCAGTTCGTATGCTTCAAGACGGATGTGAACTCCGAATTAATGAGAAAATGCACGCAGGACAGCTAATGAGTGTGTCTTCTTCATTACCAATAGAGGGCACTCCAGCTCCACAAATGCCACATTCTAGAAAATGA
- the ERI1 gene encoding 3'-5' exoribonuclease 1 isoform X6: MSKEELRAKLSEFKLETRGVKDVLKKRLKNYYKKQKLMLKEGNCVDSYYDYICIIDFEATCEEGNPPEFIHEIIEFPVVLLNTHTLEIEDTFQQYVRPELNTQLSDFCINLTGITQDQVDRADTFPQVLKKVIDWMKLKELGTKYKYCILTDGSWDMSKFLNIQCRLSRLKYPPFAKKWINIRKSYGNFYKVPRSQTKLTIMLEKLGMDYDGRPHSGLDDSKNIARIAVRMLQDGCELRINEKMHAGQLMSVSSSLPIEGTPAPQMPHSRK, encoded by the exons ATGAGTAAAGAAGAACTCAGAGCTAAACTTTCAGAATTCAAGCTTGAAACCAG AGGAGTAAAGGATGTGCtaaagaaaagactgaaaaactaTTACAAGAAGCAGAAGCTCATGTTGAAAGAAGGCAATTGTGTTGACAGTTACTACGACTACATTTGTATCATTGATTTCGAAGCCACTTGTGAAGAGGGTAACCCACCTGAGTTTATACATGAAATAATTGAATTTCCTGTGGTTTTACTGAATACCCATACCTTAGAAATA GAAGATACATTCCAGCAGTATGTGAGACCAGAGCTTAACACACAACTTTCTGATTTCTGCATCAACCTAACTGGAATTACTCAG GATCAGGTAGACAGAGCTGATACCTTCCCTCAGGTACTAAAAAAAGTAATTGACTGGATGAAATTGAAGGAATTAGGAACAAAGTATAAATATTGCATATTGACAGATGG TTCGTGGGATATGAGTAAGTTCCTGAATATTCAGTGCCGGCTAAGCAGGCTCAAATATCCTCCTTTTGCTAAAAAGTGGATCAATATTCGAAAGTCATATGGAAACTTTTACAAG GTTCCTAGAAGCCAAACCAAATTGACAATAATGCTTGAAAAGCTAGGAATGGATTATGATGGGCGGCCTCACAGTGGTCTTGACGACTCTAAGAACATTGCCCGAATAGCAGTTCGTATGCTTCAAGACGGATGTGAACTCCGAATTAATGAGAAAATGCACGCAGGACAGCTAATGAGTGTGTCTTCTTCATTACCAATAGAGGGCACTCCAGCTCCACAAATGCCACATTCTAGAAAATGA